The Microbacterium luteum genome includes a region encoding these proteins:
- a CDS encoding cytochrome b/b6 domain-containing protein, with translation MGPFTPLQWVGAVVVGGIAVVYAAAMLVLAMRWLASTEPLQAFLTAFPGEYHLPEGAPVGLPAWLGWQHFLNTFFILLIIRTGLRVRTEKRPTAFWSPRKNRKRKISLNLWFHQALDILWIANGVVFVVLLFVTGQWMRIVPTSWEVFPNALSAGIQYLTLDWPTENGWVNYNSLQQLAYLSVVFIAAPLAIATGVRMSGVWPKNAKTLNRVYPVEWARAVHFPVMLYFVAFIFVHVVLVFATGALRNLNHMYAAQGSADPNAYADNWTGFWIFAASLVVIAAAWVAARPLVLAPIARLFGSVSGR, from the coding sequence ATGGGTCCCTTCACGCCGCTGCAGTGGGTCGGGGCGGTGGTCGTCGGCGGCATCGCCGTGGTCTACGCGGCCGCGATGCTCGTGCTGGCGATGCGGTGGCTCGCGAGCACCGAGCCGCTGCAGGCGTTCCTCACCGCGTTCCCGGGCGAGTACCACCTGCCGGAGGGGGCGCCGGTGGGTCTGCCCGCGTGGCTCGGATGGCAGCACTTCCTCAACACGTTCTTCATCCTGCTGATCATCCGCACCGGGTTGCGCGTGCGCACCGAGAAGCGGCCGACGGCGTTCTGGTCCCCGCGAAAGAACCGCAAGCGCAAGATCAGCCTGAACCTGTGGTTCCACCAGGCGCTCGACATCCTCTGGATCGCCAACGGCGTCGTGTTCGTCGTGCTGCTGTTCGTCACGGGTCAATGGATGCGGATCGTGCCGACCTCGTGGGAGGTGTTCCCCAACGCGCTGTCGGCCGGCATCCAGTACCTCACGCTCGACTGGCCCACCGAGAACGGGTGGGTGAACTACAACAGCCTGCAGCAGCTGGCGTACCTCAGCGTCGTCTTCATCGCGGCACCCCTGGCGATCGCCACGGGCGTGCGCATGTCAGGGGTGTGGCCGAAGAACGCCAAGACGCTCAACCGGGTGTATCCGGTGGAGTGGGCGCGCGCGGTGCACTTCCCGGTGATGCTCTACTTCGTGGCGTTCATCTTCGTGCACGTCGTGCTGGTCTTCGCCACCGGGGCGCTGCGCAACCTCAACCACATGTACGCCGCGCAGGGCTCGGCCGATCCGAACGCCTACGCCGACAACTGGACCGGGTTCTGGATCTTCGCCGCCTCGCTCGTGGTGATCGCTGCCGCCTGGGTCGCCGCACGCCCGCTCGTGCTGGCGCCCATCGCGCGCCTGTTCGGGTCGGTGTCGGGCCGCTGA
- a CDS encoding electron transfer flavoprotein subunit alpha/FixB family protein, giving the protein MAEYAKDAVLVLLEATPAGELTKSAAGLIGAASQVGTPIAVLVGAEKLAHDAAALGAGTVLVAPAGEGLTVPAVDALAAAVELVDPDAVLTAHSIEGREVAGRLAARRRSGLCVDAVGVSRDDEGVIAHHSVYGGSYDVDASVTWGAPIITVRQGSIEARADAVADPVIETLEVAPSGRKAATVGAVAEAAVSSSRPELRGAAKVVSGGRGLGSEERFALVEQLADALGAAVGASRAAVDAGYVPASFQVGQTGVSVSPQLYIALGISGAIQHKAGMQTAKTIVAINKDGDAPIFDIADFGVVGDLFTIVPQLIAALEAKRK; this is encoded by the coding sequence ATGGCGGAATACGCGAAGGATGCGGTGCTGGTGCTCCTCGAGGCGACGCCCGCGGGCGAGCTGACGAAGTCGGCCGCGGGTCTGATCGGAGCCGCGTCGCAGGTCGGCACGCCGATCGCCGTCCTCGTCGGCGCGGAGAAGCTGGCGCACGATGCCGCGGCTCTCGGAGCCGGCACGGTGCTGGTCGCCCCGGCGGGCGAGGGACTCACGGTTCCGGCCGTCGACGCGCTGGCGGCGGCCGTCGAGCTGGTCGACCCGGATGCGGTCCTGACGGCCCACTCGATCGAAGGGCGCGAGGTCGCCGGGCGCCTCGCCGCCCGGCGTCGATCCGGCCTGTGCGTCGACGCCGTCGGTGTCTCGCGCGACGACGAAGGCGTGATCGCGCACCACTCGGTGTACGGCGGGTCGTACGACGTGGATGCGTCCGTCACGTGGGGTGCACCCATCATCACCGTGCGCCAGGGCTCGATCGAGGCGCGCGCCGATGCCGTCGCCGATCCGGTCATCGAGACGCTCGAGGTCGCTCCGTCGGGCCGGAAGGCGGCGACCGTCGGCGCCGTCGCCGAAGCCGCCGTCTCGTCGTCGCGACCGGAGCTGCGCGGCGCGGCCAAGGTCGTCTCGGGGGGTCGCGGGCTCGGCTCCGAAGAGAGGTTCGCCCTCGTCGAGCAGCTCGCCGACGCCCTCGGCGCCGCCGTCGGCGCCTCTCGGGCCGCGGTCGACGCGGGGTACGTGCCGGCGTCGTTCCAGGTCGGGCAGACCGGCGTATCGGTGTCGCCGCAGCTGTACATCGCCCTCGGAATCTCCGGCGCCATCCAGCACAAGGCCGGGATGCAGACGGCCAAGACGATCGTCGCGATCAACAAGGACGGCGACGCCCCGATCTTCGACATCGCCGACTTCGGCGTCGTCGGCGACCTCTTCACCATCGTGCCGCAGCTGATCGCGGCGCTCGAGGCGAAGCGGAAGTAG
- a CDS encoding electron transfer flavoprotein subunit beta/FixA family protein, whose product MKIVVLVKEVPDTYGDRVLDLETGLAQRDAGDRVLDEIGERALEVALAHADASGDAEVVLLSMAPDAATTSLRRGLAMGAASAVQVVDEGLVGADLGLTAQVLAAALDRIGFDLAITGNLSTDGTGGVLPAMIAELLDVPAATALTSVRIGDVEVAGVRASDAGTMEVSASLPAVISITEALPDPRMANFKGIMAAKKKPFETLTLADLDIDPLDGRWSRSIMIGIAEKPPRAAGVKIVDEGDAGEKLADFLVENRLA is encoded by the coding sequence ATGAAGATCGTGGTCCTGGTCAAGGAGGTCCCGGATACCTACGGTGACCGCGTGCTCGATCTCGAGACCGGCCTCGCGCAGCGCGACGCCGGGGACCGGGTTCTCGATGAGATCGGCGAACGGGCCCTCGAGGTCGCTCTCGCCCATGCCGATGCGTCGGGCGACGCCGAGGTCGTCCTGCTGTCGATGGCGCCGGATGCGGCGACGACGTCGCTGCGCCGAGGTCTCGCGATGGGGGCGGCATCCGCGGTGCAGGTCGTGGACGAGGGCCTCGTGGGCGCCGACCTCGGCCTCACCGCGCAGGTGCTCGCCGCAGCCCTGGACCGCATCGGATTCGATCTCGCGATCACCGGAAATCTCTCCACCGACGGCACCGGCGGCGTGCTGCCGGCGATGATCGCCGAACTGCTCGACGTCCCCGCCGCCACCGCGCTGACGAGTGTGCGGATCGGCGACGTGGAGGTCGCAGGTGTGCGCGCGAGCGACGCGGGGACCATGGAGGTGTCCGCGTCGCTCCCGGCGGTGATCTCGATCACCGAGGCGCTACCCGACCCGCGCATGGCGAATTTCAAGGGGATCATGGCCGCGAAGAAGAAGCCCTTCGAGACGCTGACCCTCGCGGATCTCGACATCGACCCGCTCGACGGGCGGTGGTCGCGATCGATCATGATCGGCATCGCCGAGAAGCCGCCCCGCGCGGCGGGGGTCAAGATCGTCGACGAGGGTGACGCGGGCGAGAAGCTCGCGGACTTCCTCGTCGAGAACCGGCTGGCATAG
- a CDS encoding MarR family winged helix-turn-helix transcriptional regulator: MARQRPLPIDPLAEAKRQWVAHGWTDAATGMSVVTSVIRAQQILMARIDAALKPFGLSFARYEMLRLLAFTRDGRMPMASAIARLQVHPTSVTNTVDRLVRAELAAREPHPVDGRAAMLVLTDAGRDVVERATVALNAEVFENVGLDDGDAEELAGIIARMRKDAGDFTDPRPVPDPL, encoded by the coding sequence ATGGCCCGACAGCGCCCCCTGCCCATCGACCCGCTCGCCGAGGCGAAGCGCCAGTGGGTGGCTCACGGCTGGACGGATGCCGCCACCGGCATGTCGGTGGTCACCTCGGTGATCCGCGCGCAGCAGATCCTCATGGCCCGCATCGATGCGGCGCTGAAGCCGTTCGGCCTGTCGTTCGCGCGGTACGAGATGCTGCGGCTGCTCGCCTTCACGCGCGACGGGCGCATGCCGATGGCCAGCGCGATCGCGCGCCTGCAGGTGCATCCCACGAGCGTCACGAACACGGTGGACCGGCTCGTGCGCGCCGAGCTCGCCGCCCGCGAGCCGCACCCGGTCGATGGACGCGCCGCGATGCTCGTGCTCACCGACGCCGGCCGCGACGTGGTCGAGCGCGCGACGGTGGCGCTGAACGCCGAGGTGTTCGAGAACGTCGGTCTCGACGACGGCGACGCCGAAGAGCTTGCCGGCATCATCGCGCGGATGCGCAAGGACGCCGGCGACTTCACCGACCCGCGTCCGGTGCCCGACCCGCTCTGA
- a CDS encoding enoyl-CoA hydratase: MIDYETIRSDTRGRVGWITLHRPEALNALNTTVMREVVDAATRFDADERIGAIVLTGSEKAFAAGADIKEMADKSGLEMTMDDHFGQWARFAAVRTPVIAAVSGYALGGGCELAMMCDVILAADTARFGQPEINLGVIPGMGGTQRLLRAIGPYKAAELILTGRTMDAAEAERSGLVSRVVPAADLIEEAEKTASTIAEKSLPSLYAAKAALAAAQESSLAEGLRYERQAFAALFDTADQKEGMAAFREKRPPHFTHR, from the coding sequence ATGATCGACTACGAGACCATCCGTTCCGACACGCGCGGCCGCGTCGGCTGGATCACCCTCCACCGTCCCGAGGCGCTCAACGCGCTCAACACGACGGTGATGCGCGAGGTCGTCGACGCCGCCACCCGCTTCGACGCCGACGAGCGCATCGGCGCCATCGTGCTGACCGGGTCGGAGAAGGCGTTCGCCGCCGGCGCCGACATCAAGGAGATGGCCGACAAGTCGGGCCTCGAGATGACGATGGACGATCACTTCGGCCAGTGGGCGCGCTTCGCGGCGGTGCGCACGCCGGTGATCGCCGCCGTCTCGGGATACGCCCTCGGCGGCGGATGCGAGCTCGCCATGATGTGCGATGTCATCCTCGCCGCCGACACCGCGAGATTCGGTCAGCCCGAGATCAACCTCGGCGTCATCCCCGGCATGGGCGGCACGCAGCGCCTGCTGCGCGCGATCGGCCCGTACAAGGCGGCCGAGCTCATCCTCACCGGTCGCACGATGGATGCTGCCGAGGCCGAGCGTTCCGGTCTCGTCTCACGTGTCGTGCCGGCCGCCGACCTGATCGAGGAGGCGGAGAAGACCGCGTCGACGATCGCCGAGAAGTCGCTGCCGTCGCTGTACGCCGCCAAGGCCGCCCTCGCCGCCGCGCAGGAGTCGTCGCTGGCGGAGGGGCTGCGCTACGAGAGGCAGGCCTTCGCCGCGCTCTTCGACACCGCCGACCAGAAGGAGGGCATGGCAGCCTTCCGCGAGAAGCGCCCGCCGCACTTCACCCACCGCTGA
- the mmsB gene encoding 3-hydroxyisobutyrate dehydrogenase has translation MRVAFLGLGHMGLPMARNLVGAGHDVVGFDVVDGAREVARASGLRVVDSATDAVADAEVVITMFAAGHQVIDAYRGGAGRPGLLAAAPGGILFVDCSTIAVDEARAAHALAEAAGLRSVDAPVSGGVVGAENATLTFMVGGSDADVDAARPLLEVMGARVVHCGGPGLGQAAKVCNNMILAASQIVVAEAFVLGERLGLSHRALFDVAAHASGQCWALTTNCPVPGLVPSSPANRGFEPGFAGALMDKDLGLAEKAVELTGVDARMGMLARTIYREFVDGGGAGRDFSGIIESVRAPSDDPRSTA, from the coding sequence ATGAGGGTCGCGTTCCTCGGTCTCGGCCACATGGGCCTGCCGATGGCCCGCAACCTCGTCGGCGCCGGGCACGACGTCGTCGGGTTCGACGTGGTGGACGGCGCGCGGGAGGTGGCGCGCGCCTCCGGCCTGCGCGTCGTCGACTCGGCGACGGATGCGGTCGCCGACGCCGAGGTCGTCATCACGATGTTCGCCGCCGGTCACCAGGTCATCGACGCCTACCGCGGCGGTGCGGGGCGGCCGGGGCTGCTGGCCGCCGCCCCCGGCGGCATCCTCTTCGTCGACTGCTCCACGATCGCCGTCGACGAGGCCCGCGCCGCGCATGCTCTCGCCGAGGCCGCGGGGCTGCGCAGCGTCGACGCGCCCGTCTCGGGCGGGGTGGTCGGCGCCGAGAACGCGACGCTCACGTTCATGGTCGGCGGGTCGGATGCCGACGTCGACGCGGCACGGCCGCTGCTGGAGGTGATGGGTGCGCGCGTCGTGCACTGCGGCGGACCGGGACTCGGGCAGGCGGCGAAGGTGTGCAACAACATGATCCTCGCGGCGTCGCAGATCGTGGTGGCCGAAGCGTTCGTGCTGGGGGAGCGCCTCGGTCTGTCGCACCGGGCCCTGTTCGACGTCGCCGCTCACGCGTCGGGGCAGTGCTGGGCGCTGACCACCAACTGCCCGGTGCCCGGGCTCGTTCCGTCGAGCCCCGCGAACCGCGGCTTCGAGCCGGGATTCGCCGGCGCCCTGATGGACAAGGATCTCGGGCTCGCCGAGAAGGCCGTCGAGCTCACCGGTGTCGACGCGCGGATGGGCATGCTCGCCCGCACGATCTACCGTGAATTCGTCGACGGCGGTGGGGCCGGGCGCGATTTCTCGGGCATCATCGAGAGCGTCCGCGCCCCGTCCGACGATCCGAGGAGCACCGCATGA
- a CDS encoding acyl-CoA dehydrogenase family protein, producing the protein MSTQSVGTGSMNTPSVSTAEERAAIVDAVRDFAAAEIAPHALEWDERKHFPRDVLHRAGELGLGGITVREDAGGSALSRSDAVLIFEELAAADPAVAAYISIHNMVAWMIDTYGSSAQREQWLPRLTAMADLGGYCLTEPGAGSDAAAITTSAIRSGDEYVLTGVKQFISGGGVASVYVVMARTGEPGARGISAFLVPADAEGMSYGAPEKKMGWNAQPTAQVILDEVRVPASAMLGDEGQGFRIAMSALDGGRVSIAACSLGGARSALDRATRYVQERFTFGEPLAEKQAVVFALADMATDLRAARGMVRDAAAALDERSDDASMQCAMAKRFATDVGFRVANDALQLHGGYGYLHDYGIEKIVRDLRVHQILEGTNEIMRVIIGRELIGASR; encoded by the coding sequence ATGAGCACGCAGTCGGTGGGGACGGGGTCGATGAACACGCCGTCGGTGAGCACTGCGGAGGAGCGCGCCGCCATCGTCGATGCGGTGCGGGACTTCGCCGCCGCCGAGATCGCTCCGCACGCTCTGGAGTGGGACGAGCGCAAGCACTTCCCGCGAGACGTGCTGCACCGCGCGGGCGAGCTCGGACTCGGGGGGATCACCGTGCGCGAGGACGCCGGCGGCTCCGCGCTGTCTCGCTCCGACGCCGTGCTGATCTTCGAGGAGCTCGCGGCGGCGGACCCGGCGGTCGCGGCCTACATCAGCATCCACAACATGGTGGCGTGGATGATCGACACCTACGGTTCGAGTGCGCAGCGCGAGCAGTGGCTGCCGCGTCTGACGGCGATGGCGGACCTCGGCGGGTACTGCCTCACCGAACCCGGGGCGGGATCGGATGCCGCCGCCATCACCACCAGCGCGATCCGCTCCGGCGACGAGTACGTGCTCACCGGTGTGAAGCAGTTCATCTCGGGCGGCGGCGTCGCATCCGTGTACGTCGTGATGGCGCGCACCGGCGAACCCGGCGCGCGCGGCATCAGCGCCTTCCTCGTCCCCGCCGATGCGGAGGGCATGTCCTACGGCGCTCCCGAGAAGAAGATGGGGTGGAACGCCCAGCCGACGGCGCAGGTCATCCTCGATGAGGTGCGCGTGCCCGCCTCGGCCATGCTCGGCGACGAGGGCCAGGGGTTCCGGATCGCGATGTCCGCGCTCGACGGGGGACGGGTGAGCATCGCCGCGTGTTCGCTCGGCGGCGCCCGCTCCGCCCTCGATCGTGCGACGCGCTACGTGCAGGAGCGCTTCACCTTCGGTGAGCCGCTCGCCGAGAAGCAGGCCGTCGTCTTCGCGCTCGCCGACATGGCCACTGATCTGCGGGCCGCGCGCGGCATGGTGCGCGATGCGGCGGCGGCGCTCGATGAGCGATCCGACGACGCGTCGATGCAGTGCGCCATGGCCAAGAGGTTCGCCACCGACGTCGGATTCCGCGTCGCGAACGACGCCCTGCAGCTGCACGGCGGGTACGGCTATCTGCACGACTACGGCATCGAGAAGATCGTGCGCGACCTGCGGGTGCACCAGATCCTCGAGGGCACGAACGAGATCATGCGCGTCATCATCGGACGCGAGCTGATCGGGGCCTCGCGATGA
- a CDS encoding choice-of-anchor I family protein — MPSATFRRAVAVATTAAATCALAFVPISAAGAAVIDPPVTDTSESATLELTPIGTYETGIFDASAAEIVHSYGDRLFVVNAQAGTVEALDAANPSAPTKMFDISSAGVANSLAVREDGLGVIAFEDEDKTAPGRLVFFDADFVPDGDASPILGEVTVGALPDMVAISEDGTYAVVANEGEPADDFSVDPEGSIGVVTLPAEKAAPAQDAVRTAGFDAFEGENLPADVRVFGPDVAAPDQGETALEANRVSRNLEPEYVAIADGTAYAALQEANAVAVVDLASATVTDIWPLGFKDYSVETLDASDRDPEDAPTYNQASYDGLYGVYMPDGIEAYEVGGQTYLVTANEGDSREWGEFIDAVRAKDLGDVDETDAPAVCETSPLAGMLEDEDLGRLNVLTDMGLNDEGTCFDELYTLGGRSFSIWTTDGELVFDSGSDFEEVTAAAAPEFFNSNHTESNLEGRSEDKGPEPENLAIGTVGDRTYAFIGLERVGGVMTYDITDPADAIYMSYLNNRDFSVSVEDAIDDYDPENADHRATLSSAGDLGPEGLEFIPASQSPIGEPLLAVGNEVSGTTTIYAMGNPNVTEIDILTINDFHGRLEAGSSGEAGAAVLAGIVEDFETRNPNTLFVSAGDNIGASTFTSFSQQDNPSIDALLEAGLDVGAVGNHEFDRGFADLSDRVIPRFGGNTDDTVTEEEIAAGLPYNLGANVYDSETGLAVLPEYAIKTVDGVDIGFIGTVTPDTATMVDPAGIEGIEFGDELEAANRVAAQIADETDVLILLTHSGAATSDCEALAADQAGFGSLATGASADIDAIVSAHTHQTYACDVAVDGTDGNTRPVIQASEYGKAMGLLNIDWDTQTEELISIQASTFLTAGLAEPDAEVQAIVDAAVAEADEVGSVPVGKISADILRGGTPSGADRGVESSMGNWVADVYLWATSNPSYAGTPAEIALMNPGGLRADLTYAPDGVITYKEAAEVQPFANTLVTMTLTGAQIEEILEDQWKAEGDRPKLHLGVSEGFTYEYTESDPRSGDITEMFYEGEPIAADDTFTVVTNSFVANGGDGFPAFTEGTDRTDTGQVDLTATVAYFEAFDVVDPAPLGRAMVAGSENPGGENPGGENPGTGTPAPEPTDPGGELPGTGEQTGGDWAEVTLGNDGRVEQGGTLTVTLTGLEAGQQVAATLFSDPIEVTGIPAASTDGSIRFSIEIPADFELGAHRLVITTDGEDPIEIGVDVVEEGALAATGAELPWGIALSGAFLLVAGGVAFAIRRRQTA, encoded by the coding sequence ATGCCCTCAGCCACGTTCAGACGCGCGGTCGCCGTTGCCACCACGGCAGCAGCGACCTGTGCGCTCGCCTTCGTCCCGATCAGCGCGGCCGGCGCCGCCGTGATCGATCCTCCCGTCACCGACACCAGCGAGAGCGCGACGCTCGAGCTGACGCCGATCGGCACGTATGAGACCGGCATCTTCGATGCCTCCGCCGCCGAGATCGTCCACTCCTACGGCGACCGGCTGTTCGTCGTGAACGCGCAGGCCGGCACGGTCGAGGCTCTCGACGCCGCCAACCCGTCGGCGCCGACGAAGATGTTCGACATCTCCAGCGCGGGCGTCGCCAACTCGCTCGCCGTGCGGGAGGACGGCCTCGGGGTGATCGCGTTCGAGGACGAGGACAAGACGGCGCCCGGACGCCTGGTGTTCTTCGATGCGGACTTCGTGCCCGACGGCGACGCCTCGCCGATCCTCGGAGAGGTCACCGTGGGCGCCCTCCCCGACATGGTCGCCATCTCGGAAGACGGCACCTACGCGGTCGTCGCGAACGAGGGCGAGCCCGCCGACGACTTCTCGGTCGACCCGGAGGGTTCGATCGGCGTCGTCACGCTGCCCGCCGAGAAGGCGGCGCCGGCACAGGACGCCGTCCGCACCGCGGGATTCGACGCCTTCGAGGGGGAGAACCTTCCCGCCGACGTGCGCGTGTTCGGACCCGACGTGGCCGCGCCCGATCAGGGCGAGACGGCACTCGAGGCGAACCGCGTGAGCCGCAACCTCGAGCCCGAGTACGTCGCGATCGCCGACGGCACCGCCTACGCCGCCCTGCAGGAGGCCAACGCCGTCGCCGTCGTCGACCTGGCCTCGGCGACGGTCACCGACATCTGGCCTCTCGGCTTCAAGGACTACTCGGTGGAAACGCTCGACGCGAGCGACCGCGACCCTGAGGACGCGCCGACCTACAACCAGGCCTCCTACGACGGGCTCTACGGCGTCTACATGCCCGACGGCATCGAGGCTTACGAGGTGGGCGGACAGACCTACCTCGTCACCGCGAACGAGGGCGACAGCCGCGAGTGGGGCGAGTTCATCGACGCCGTGCGCGCGAAGGACCTCGGCGACGTCGACGAGACCGACGCGCCGGCCGTCTGCGAGACCAGCCCGCTCGCCGGGATGCTCGAAGACGAAGACCTCGGTCGCCTGAACGTCCTGACCGACATGGGCCTGAACGACGAGGGCACCTGCTTCGACGAGCTCTACACGCTCGGCGGACGCTCCTTCTCCATCTGGACCACCGACGGCGAGCTCGTCTTCGACTCCGGCAGCGACTTCGAAGAGGTCACCGCCGCGGCGGCTCCCGAGTTCTTCAACTCCAACCACACCGAGTCGAACCTCGAGGGGCGCAGCGAGGACAAGGGCCCGGAGCCGGAGAACCTCGCGATCGGGACCGTGGGTGACCGCACGTACGCCTTCATCGGCCTCGAGCGGGTCGGCGGCGTGATGACCTACGACATCACCGACCCGGCGGACGCGATCTACATGAGCTACCTCAACAACCGCGACTTCTCGGTCTCGGTGGAGGATGCGATCGACGACTACGACCCCGAGAACGCCGACCACCGGGCGACGCTCTCGAGCGCCGGCGACCTCGGCCCGGAGGGTCTGGAGTTCATCCCGGCCTCCCAGTCGCCGATCGGCGAGCCGCTGCTGGCAGTCGGCAACGAGGTGTCCGGCACCACGACCATCTACGCGATGGGGAACCCGAACGTCACCGAGATCGACATCCTCACGATCAACGACTTCCACGGGCGCCTCGAGGCGGGCTCGTCCGGGGAGGCCGGCGCCGCCGTGCTCGCCGGCATCGTCGAGGACTTCGAAACCCGTAACCCGAACACCCTGTTCGTCTCGGCCGGTGACAACATCGGCGCGTCGACGTTCACGTCGTTCTCGCAGCAGGACAACCCCTCGATCGACGCGCTCCTCGAGGCGGGCCTGGATGTCGGCGCTGTCGGCAACCACGAGTTCGACCGCGGGTTCGCCGATCTCAGCGACCGGGTGATCCCCCGATTCGGCGGGAACACCGACGACACCGTCACCGAGGAGGAGATCGCGGCGGGGCTGCCCTACAACCTGGGCGCGAACGTCTACGACAGCGAGACCGGCCTGGCGGTGCTTCCGGAGTACGCGATCAAGACGGTCGACGGGGTCGACATCGGGTTCATCGGAACCGTCACGCCGGACACCGCCACCATGGTCGACCCGGCCGGGATCGAGGGGATCGAGTTCGGTGACGAGCTCGAGGCGGCCAACCGCGTCGCCGCGCAGATCGCCGACGAGACCGACGTGCTGATCCTGCTCACCCACTCCGGTGCGGCCACGAGCGACTGCGAGGCCCTCGCGGCCGACCAGGCAGGCTTCGGCTCGCTCGCCACCGGCGCCTCGGCCGACATCGACGCGATCGTCTCGGCGCACACGCACCAGACCTACGCGTGCGACGTCGCCGTCGACGGGACCGACGGCAACACCCGTCCGGTCATCCAGGCCTCCGAGTACGGCAAAGCGATGGGCCTGCTGAACATCGACTGGGACACCCAGACCGAGGAGCTGATCTCCATCCAGGCATCCACGTTCCTCACCGCCGGACTCGCCGAGCCCGACGCCGAGGTGCAGGCGATCGTCGACGCGGCGGTCGCCGAGGCCGACGAGGTCGGCTCCGTGCCCGTCGGAAAGATCAGCGCCGACATCCTTCGCGGCGGCACACCGTCGGGAGCGGACCGCGGCGTGGAGTCGTCGATGGGCAACTGGGTGGCCGACGTGTACCTCTGGGCCACGTCCAACCCGTCCTACGCCGGCACCCCGGCCGAGATCGCCCTGATGAACCCGGGCGGCCTGCGCGCCGACCTCACCTACGCGCCTGACGGCGTCATCACCTACAAGGAAGCCGCCGAGGTCCAGCCCTTCGCGAACACCCTCGTGACGATGACCCTGACGGGGGCGCAGATCGAGGAGATCCTCGAAGACCAGTGGAAGGCCGAGGGCGACCGCCCGAAGCTGCACCTCGGCGTCTCCGAAGGGTTCACCTACGAGTACACCGAGTCCGACCCGCGCTCCGGCGACATCACCGAGATGTTCTACGAGGGCGAGCCGATCGCAGCCGATGACACCTTCACCGTCGTCACGAACTCCTTCGTCGCCAACGGCGGAGACGGGTTCCCGGCGTTCACCGAGGGCACCGACCGCACCGACACCGGGCAGGTGGACCTCACGGCCACCGTCGCCTACTTCGAGGCGTTCGACGTCGTCGACCCGGCGCCGCTCGGTCGCGCGATGGTCGCCGGTTCGGAGAACCCCGGCGGGGAGAACCCCGGGGGCGAGAACCCCGGCACCGGCACCCCCGCTCCCGAGCCGACCGACCCGGGCGGGGAGCTCCCGGGCACCGGCGAGCAGACCGGTGGGGACTGGGCCGAGGTGACGCTCGGCAACGACGGCCGCGTCGAGCAGGGCGGAACACTGACCGTCACGCTGACGGGCCTCGAGGCCGGCCAGCAGGTCGCCGCCACCCTGTTCAGCGACCCCATCGAGGTCACCGGCATCCCGGCGGCGAGCACGGATGGCAGCATCCGCTTCTCGATCGAGATCCCGGCGGACTTCGAGCTCGGTGCGCACCGCCTGGTGATCACCACCGACGGTGAGGACCCGATCGAGATCGGTGTCGACGTCGTCGAGGAAGGCGCCCTGGCCGCCACCGGCGCGGAGCTGCCGTGGGGGATCGCCCTGAGCGGCGCGTTCCTCCTCGTCGCCGGCGGTGTCGCCTTCGCGATCCGGCGTCGTCAGACCGCGTAA